A genome region from Brienomyrus brachyistius isolate T26 chromosome 23, BBRACH_0.4, whole genome shotgun sequence includes the following:
- the tmem106bb gene encoding transmembrane protein 106B — protein MGTSISRLTKQDSESCDSLTEASESANSHSEGSKDGDVSHYPYMEFTGRDSVTCPTCQGTGRIPRGQENQLVALIPYSDQRLRPQRTKLYVTVSVVVCLLLSGLALFFLFPRSIDVSSVGLQSAYVTYDHSKKIVYLNITDTLNITNNNYYSVEVANLTAQVQFSRTVIGKSRLSNITYVGPLDKQQISFTVPTIIADEISYMYYYCTLQTIKVHNIVLVTQVTVTTSYFSHTEQVSQEIYQYVDCGGNSTSTRQHSTGSSGVMAQQ, from the exons ATGGGGACGTCTATATCCCGGCTGACGAAGCAAGACAGTGAGAGTTGCGACAGCCTGACTGAAGCCTCGGAGTCGGCTAACTCTCACAGCGAGGGCAGCAAGGATGGTGACGTGTCCCACTACCCCTACATGGAGTTCACTGGCAGGGACAGTGTCACGTGTCCCACGTGTCAGGGCACGGGCAGGATCCCGCGAG GACAAGAAAATCAGCTTGTTGCATTGATTCCATACAGCGACCAGAGACTCCGTCCACAGAGAAC GAAGCTGTATGTCACCGTGTCAGTGGTCGTGTGCCTGCTTCTGTCTGGGCTGGCCCTCTTCTTCCTGTTCCCTCGATCCATTGACGTGTCCTCCGTGGGGCTACAGTCTGCATACGTCACCTACGACCATAGTAAAAAAATCGTCTATCTCAATATCACG GACACCCTGAACATCACCAATAACAACTACTACTCCGTGGAGGTGGCCAACCTCACAGCGCAAGTTCAGTTCTCTAGGACAGTGATCGGAAAGTCTCGCCTGAGCAACATCACCTACGTGGGGCCCCTGGACAAGCAGCAG ATTTCTTTCACCGTTCCCACCATCATAGCAGATGAAATTAGCTACATGTA TTATTACTGCACCCTGCAGACCATCAAAGTGCATAACATCGTGCTCGTAACGCA GGTGACCGTCACCACATCCTACTTCAGCCATACGGAACAGGTGTCCCAGGAGATATACCAGTATGTGGACTGTGGTGGGAACAGCACCTCCACACGCCAGCACTCCACGGGGTCCAGTGGTGTGATGGCCCAGCAGTAA